Below is a window of Wenzhouxiangella sp. XN201 DNA.
CGCCGAGGCCATTGCCCGTTACTACGCCGATAATGCCATCGAACGCTTTCCGACCGGATTGGTGGCCCGGCCCAAGTCCGGATTTTCGGCCCGGGCGGTGGCGGAGCTCGGCCAGTGCTCAGGCTCCAGGGTCGGCAAACGGCGGCTGGAACGGGTTCGCGCACGGTTCCCCGTGGGCAAGAAGTATCCCCGTTTTGATCCCTGGACCGAAGCACAGAAAAGTGAACTGCGGGACATGTACCGTTGCGACCTCGAACAGATCGCGGCCATGGCTCGTGTCTGGCAGCCCTGAGCTTGTGCTAGTCTGGATTCGGGCAGTCGGGAGACAACGAATGCGCGTGATTCTGTCATTGGCAGTGGGGCTATTGCTGACGGCGTCCGTCCAGGCCGGCTGCGATCTATCCTCGGCCCGCCTGGGTAATCAGGTGCTCAAGGTCGGCGATGCCGAACGCAAGGTGCTCAGGCACGATCCTGATCGAACGGTACAGCTCGAGAATCGTCGGGGCGGTGCTGCGGGCATTCGCTATGACTTCTACCTGCATGGCAAGACGATCCAGGTCTACGTACGCGCTGGCCGCATCTCGCGCATCTGCCACTTCAACGACTGAAAGCCGCCGTTCAATCCGCCTGCGCTGGCGACCGGGCACCGTAGCGCGTCTCGATGACATCCATGCCCGTATCACCGGGCAGCAGCAGGAACAGGCGATCGTATTCCGATTCGTCGATGGGCGATACCACATGGCCGGCCAGGGCTTCGACGATCAGCCCCACGGTATTGGAATGTCCGGCGATGACCAGCAGGCCGTCGGTATCCGCTTCCCGCGCTTTTCTTGCAATGGCCTCGATGTGAGCCTCGACTTCACCTGACTCGGCGTGCACGACCGCTATTTCCAGATCGTGCCGATCGGCCAGCACCGACAAGGTTTGTTGCGTCCGCTGGTATTGCGTGGCGATCAGTGCACCGATCTCGGATCGTGCGAGGGCCTCGGCCAGGGCCCCGGCCCGGGCCTGCCCGGCCTCGGTCAGGTCGGGATCCTGCGTGCCGTTGTCGGCCTTCTCGGCGTGGCGGACCACGACGATGCCACCGGGTTCGGCCAACGCGGCCGGTGAGAGTCCGAAACTCAACAGAAGTACGAAAGTCGTGACAATGCGCATGGGGGCAATCCAATCCCGATGATCCAGGCAGAGAGTATACGAGGTGCTGGCTTGCGTCCGGCAGTGTCCGGTTCCGCCGGCATTCCGACGCTGCCATAATAAGAGAGGCACTCACACGACAACGGATCAGCCATGCAACTGGATCAGGCCACCGCCACCATCGACAAGCTCTGGCAGGAGAGCATCACCGACGAACTGGTCGAGTATGTCCGCATTCCGGCCAAGTCTCCGCATTTCGATTCGGACTGGGAGAAGAACGGTTACATCGACGATGCGGTCGAACATATTGCCCGGTGGTGCCGCGAACAGCCGATCGAGGGTCTGGAGGTTGAAATCGTGCGCCTCGAGGGCCGGACGCCGCTGATCTTCATGGAGGTGCCCGGCACGGTCGATGACACCGTGCTGCTCTACGGCCATCTCGACAAGCAGCCGGAAATGACCGGCTGGTCCGAGGGCCTGGGGCCCTGGAAGCCGGTCATTGAGGACGGGAAGCTCTACGGCCGCGGCGGCGCCGACGACGGTTATGCCGCCTATGCCTCGCTGGCCGCGATTCGGGCGCTGCAGGAGCAGGGCGCGGCGCATGCGCGCTTTGTACTGGTTATCGAGGGCTGCGAGGAGTCCGGCAGCTACGACCTGCCAGCCTATATCGACCATCTCTCCGACCGCATCGGTTCACCCTCGCTGGTGGTCTGCCTGGACTCGGGCGCCGGTAACTACGAGCAATTGTGGATCACGACTTCGCTCCGGGGCATGGCCGCCGGCACCCTGCACGTCGACATTCTCACCGAAGGCGTGCATTCGGGCATGGCCTCGGGCATCGTGCCTTCGAGCTTTCGCATCGCCCGACAGCTGATTTCCCGCCTCGAGGACGAGGCGACGGGTCGGATCCTGCCCGAGGAACTGCAGGTCGAGATTCCCGAACAACGCCAGCAGCAGCTCTCGGCCGTGGCCGAGGAACTGGGCGAGGGCGTCCACAGCGCCTTCCCCTGGGTCGATGGGGCACAGCCGATGGGCGAGACAGCACTTGATCGCCTGCTCACGCGCAACTGGGCTGCGGCGCTGTCGGTGACCGGGGCCGGCAGGCTGCCGGACATCGGCTCGGCCGGCAACGTGCTGCGACCGGGAACCTCGCTGAAGCTTTCGATGCGCCTGCCGCCGACACTTGACGGTGACGAGGCCAGCCGGCGCGTCAAGCAGATCCTCGAAGCCGACCCGCCCTACGGGGCGACGGTGCGATTCGAGTCGGATCAGTCGGCCACCGGCTGGAATGCCCCTGAAGTCGCCCCGTGGCTGGACGAGG
It encodes the following:
- a CDS encoding M20 family metallopeptidase, translating into MQLDQATATIDKLWQESITDELVEYVRIPAKSPHFDSDWEKNGYIDDAVEHIARWCREQPIEGLEVEIVRLEGRTPLIFMEVPGTVDDTVLLYGHLDKQPEMTGWSEGLGPWKPVIEDGKLYGRGGADDGYAAYASLAAIRALQEQGAAHARFVLVIEGCEESGSYDLPAYIDHLSDRIGSPSLVVCLDSGAGNYEQLWITTSLRGMAAGTLHVDILTEGVHSGMASGIVPSSFRIARQLISRLEDEATGRILPEELQVEIPEQRQQQLSAVAEELGEGVHSAFPWVDGAQPMGETALDRLLTRNWAAALSVTGAGRLPDIGSAGNVLRPGTSLKLSMRLPPTLDGDEASRRVKQILEADPPYGATVRFESDQSATGWNAPEVAPWLDEACQNASQAVFGKPAMYMGEGGTIPFMAMLGESFPQAQFLITGVLGPKSNAHGPNEFLHLSYASQLTTVVASVLANHAGRES
- a CDS encoding histidine phosphatase family protein translates to MRIVTTFVLLLSFGLSPAALAEPGGIVVVRHAEKADNGTQDPDLTEAGQARAGALAEALARSEIGALIATQYQRTQQTLSVLADRHDLEIAVVHAESGEVEAHIEAIARKAREADTDGLLVIAGHSNTVGLIVEALAGHVVSPIDESEYDRLFLLLPGDTGMDVIETRYGARSPAQAD
- a CDS encoding DUF2845 domain-containing protein, yielding MRVILSLAVGLLLTASVQAGCDLSSARLGNQVLKVGDAERKVLRHDPDRTVQLENRRGGAAGIRYDFYLHGKTIQVYVRAGRISRICHFND